Part of the Planctomycetota bacterium genome, GGAGACGCGTCTTGAGCGAACGACGCGGAGGATCCGGCCCGTGGCCGGCTCTCTCAATCGCCGCGTCCTTTTCGCCTCGCTGGCCGGCTCGGCGGCGGTTCTCGGCATGGCCCTTCTGTGGGCGCTGGCGGGTCGAACCTGATCGATGCGGATCCTCAGGCCGGACCCGCGAGGACCGGAAGAACCTCCCCCGCGCGTCCCTCGAGGAACACGGTGGCCTCCTCGCTCAGCGGCGTCCGCTCCACGTTCACCTCGATCACCGCGGCGCCCCGCGCGAGCGCCCGGAGGCCCATCGAGCCGGCGGGCTGCACGGCGCCGGACGTCCCCGCCACGATCAGGACATCGCAGGCGTCCACCGCCCGGAACGCCCGGCTCAGAAGCTCGAAAGGAAGCGGTTCCCCGAACCACACGACGTCCGGCCGCAGCAGACCTTCGCAGGCGCAGCGGGGCGGAATCGCCGGGAGCGGCACGCGCCGATCCTCGCGGACCTCGCCGCAGGAACAGCACCGCGTGCGCCAGAGACATCCGTGGATCTCGAGGACGCGCCGCGAACCCGCCCGCGTGTGGAGCCCGTCCACATTCTGGGTGATGAGCGTGAAACCCGGCCGCCGCGCCTCCAGAGCCGCAAGCGCCTCGTGCGCCGCGTTCGGCCGGGCGGCCGCGACGGCCCGCCGGCGGGCCTCGTACCACTCCCAGACCCGCTTCGGGTCGCGCGCGAAAGCCTCGGGCGTGGCCAGATCCTCCGGACGGCGGCCCTTCCAGAGGCCCTCCGCCCCGCGGAAGGTCGCCAGGCCCGACTCGGCCGACACCCCCGCTCCCGTCAGGGCCGCCACCGAGCGCGCTCCGGCCAGAAGCCTGCGCGCCTCCTCGAGGCTCATGCCAGACGGTTCTCCAGCACCTGCCGCGGATGGAATCCCACGAGCCGGATCGTCCGTTCGGGGTCCGGCGGGAGCGCCTCCCGCGGCACCAGGCCCACGATCTCGCTCCCCCGCACCCCCGCCCCCAGGCGCGCCGCCTCCGCCTCCACCGCCCGGAAGGCCTCGGCCAGACCGGTGCGCGTGTAGTCGCAGACGTTCATCGACACCTGCGCGCAGCGGCGTTCGGCCAGATAAAGCCCCAGGGCCTTCAGGGCCGGAAGTCCGCCGTCCCGCTCCCGCACCTTCCGGGCGATCGCTCGGGCGACGGCCACGTCCTCCGTGTCCAGGTCCACGTTGAACGCGATCAGCGGCCGGCGCGCCCCGACCGCCACGCATCCCGCCGTGGGATGAATGCGCGGCGGGCCGAAATCGGGCGCGCGGTCCGGATCCCGGCCGATCAGCTCCCGCAGGCCTTCGAACTGGGGTTTGCGGACGTCGGCCAGATTGCGCCGGTCGGGACGCGTGGCGGCGGCCTCGTAGAGAAAAACGGGCACCCCCAGCTCCTCCCCGATCCGCCGCCCGACGCGGCGCGCCAGATCCACCGCGACCTCCATGGGGGTTCCGCCGAGCGGCACGAAGGGAAGGACGTCGATCGCCCCCATCCGCGGATGCTGACCCCGGTGGGCGTTGAGATCGATCCGGGCCACCGCCTCCCGCGCCGCGGCGAAGGCCGCCTCCGCCAGAGGCTCCGGCGGACCCGCCAGCGTCAGCACGCTCCGGTGATGATCCGCGTCCATTTCGAGATCGAGCACCTGCACTTCGGGGCGCCGCGCGGCCTGGGCGATCGCGGCGCACACGTCCGCCCGCCGCCCTTCGCTGAAATTGGGAACCGCTTCCAGAAGCATGGACGCCATTATACGGGAAGTCCGCGCGCCCGCCGCGCGCGACTTCTCCTTGGTCCTTTCCGCCCTTTTGTGTTTAAATCCGGATCCCGATGAAATCCGCGCGCCGCGCCGCGATCGCCACGGCCGCCTTCCTCGCCGTCCTGGCGGCCGCGCAGTTCGTCGCCTCCTTGACCGGCGAGGGTCTGGAGCGCCGGGTCCGCGAGGAACTCCGCCGCGCGCTCGGCGAGGCGTTCGACGTCGAACGCGTGCGGGCGTCGCTCGGCGAGCGGACGATCGTCCTGGAAGGGGTGCGGTGGCGCGCGCGGGATCCCGGCCTTCCCCCCCAGGAAATCGGACGCGTGGAGCTGCGGTTCAAGCGCGCCCTGGGCGGACCGCTCGACCGCGTCCTTCTGGAGAACGTTCTCCTGCGGGCGGACGACCGCTGGGCGGCGGAGCTCCGGCGCGAAGGTCCGCGCCGCTCGATCCGGGAGATCTTCCCCGACCCCGGCGATCTTCCCCGGGTCGAATGCCGCGGGGGCCGCGTGGAGTTCTCCTGGCCCGGCGTCTTCGCCGACGGCGCTCCGCAGGCGTTCGAGATCGGCGAGCTCTGGCTGGCTCCGTCGTCGGGCTACCGGGTCTTCTTCGGCGGGCGGATCGCGCACCCGATGTGGTCCCGCTGGGCGCTCCGGGGCGAGGCGGATCTCGACGGAGGCGCCTGGCGGGCGCGGGCCGAATCGGACGGATTCCGAATCGACCCGTCCATGCGGGACGCGCTGGGTCCCGAGCCCCGGGCGGTCTACGACAAGTACCTTCCGGGCGGACCCTGCGACCTCCTCGTGGCGCTCGCCGGGGCGCCCGGCAAGCCCCTGGAGTTTGCGACCACCCTGCGGGCGCGCGGGATGACGCTCCGGTACGCGCCCTTCCCCTACGCCGCGGAGGACCTGCGCGGCGAGATCGATTTCTTCCTCGACGGCTTCCGCATCAAGCACATGACCGGGCGGCACGGGGACTGCGTCATCCGGTTCGACGGGCGCGCGGGCGGATATCCCGCGGACTCGGACTACGCGTTCCGGATCGAGATCGACGGCATGCCGCTGGACGGCGATCTTTACGCGGCGCTGGATCCGGATGGAAAACGCGCGTGGGACCGCTTCCGGCCGTCCGGACGGGTGGACGCCCGGGGGCGGGTGCTCCGGGAGCGCGGGCCGGACCGGCCGGCGCGCATCCCGCTGGACCTGCGGATCCGCGAGGGCGCCTTCCGGTTCGAGGGATTCCCCTACGAAGTCCGCGGACTGTCGGGCGAAATCGGCTTCGAGGGAAAGGACGTGGAGATCCGCCGCCTGAGCACCCGCGCGGACGGACTCGAGGCCGAGTTCGCCGGCACGATCCGCAACCTCACGGGGGACGCGGAGGTGGATCTCCGGATCGAGGCGCGCGGCCTGGCCCTCGACGGGCGTCTCCGGGAGGCGCTGGGGGAGGAGGCGCGGGCGGCGTGGGACCTGTTCTCGCCGTCCGGGAAGGTCGACCTCCGGTGCGTCCTGCGCAAGGCGGCCGGCGGGCCGCTCGTCCCCGAGATCCGGGCCCGGGCCCGCGGCAACGCGGTGACCTACCGGGAGATTCCGCTTCCCGTGACCGACGTGGAGGGGGAGATCGAGCTGGGAGCGGAAGGCGCCGTGCGGTTGCGCCACCTGAGCGGGCGGACGCACGGCGCCGCCGTCGCGGTCCACGGGGAGGCGGGGCCGGAGGGCGTGTCGCTCGCCCTGGACGCGGTGGGGCTGCCCCTCCGGGACGAGGTCATCGCGGCGCTTCCGGCGCCGACCCGGGATCTGCTGCGCCGGTTCGCCCTGAGCGGCACGGTCAGCTTCAAGTCCGACCTCTCGCTGGCCCGCGCCGGGCCCCGCAAGTTCACGCTCGATCTGAAGCTCTCCAAGGGCTCCGTGGACACGACGCCCCGGATCGAGGACCTCGACGGACACGTGGCGCTCGTGGGGTTCCTGGAGGACCGGCTGCGGGTGCGCGGCCCGCTGAGCTTTTCGAGCGCGCGCATCCTGGGCAAGCGCCTGACGGACGTGGCGGCGACCCTCAACGTCAACGGCCCCGTCCTGACGTTCGAAAACATCAAGGCGACGGCCTACGGAGGGCTCGTGGCCGGGACTTCCCTCGTGGTGGACACGCAGAAAGGCGAGTTCGCCGGCGATCTTTTCACCGTGGACCGCCTGGACATCGCCGAGTACGCCCGGGACACGGAATCCTTCGCGCGCAAGCAGCTGGCCGGAAAGGCGTCGCTGGAGCTGCGCGGCCTGCGGGGCCGGGCGGGGGACGCCGGGACCGTGACGGGGTCGGGACGCCTGACGGTCCGGGACGCCTTCCTCTGGGAGATTCCCCTCTTCGCGAGCGTTTTCACCCTCAATCCGCAGGACATCTTCAAGTCCCGGAACCGCTTCGACGCGGGCGTGGTCGAATTCGAGATCCGCAACCGCAAGTTCGACGTCAAGCACCTGGCGTTCACCAGCGAGACGGTGAGCCTGGTCGGGCAGGGGCGGATCAACTTCGACGGCGATCTCCACCTCAAGATGAAACCGAAGGCGGGGCCGCTCCTCGGGATCGACATCTTCCCGGTCCGCGTGGTCCAGGAAATCCTGGGCCTTGTGACGAGCCCTCTCCTGGGGGTGGAGGTGACGGGCACGTTCGACGACCCCAAGGTGAGCGTGGGGCCCTGACGCGCGGGACCGCGAATCGGCTCAAGATTTCCGGTTCCCCGAGCCGATAAGAGACGAGGAGAGAGGAGGAATAGGAGATGGGGGAACCGCGCCACGTCTGCTCTCACTGCGGCGGCAACGGTCTCTGGCGGTCGATCCTCGAGGGGCTCAAGCGGGTCTTCTTCTGGAAGCGCCGGGAGGACCGGCTGCTCTACATTCCGGTGGACCGCATCGACCTGAATCCCTTCCAGCCGCGGGAGTACGTCCTGGACGAGCCGCTGGACTCCCTGCGCAAGTCGATCGAAAAGTACGGGGTGATCGTGCCCATCATCGTCAACCGACAGGGGCGGCGGTACACGCTCGTGGCCGGCCAGCGGCGCCTGCGGGCCGCGCGGGAGCTCGGGTTCCGCTACGTCCCGGCGATCGTCCGGTCGCTCAACCCGCGGCAGATGATGGAGGTGAGCTACCTCGAGAACCTGCACCGCGAGGATCTCTCCAAAATCGACGTCGTTCAGATGTTCGACCGGATCCACCGCAAGTACCCGCGGATCGCCGAAACGGATCTCGCCGAAGCGATGGGGCTGCGGGTGGAGGACCTGCGCCGCGCCCGGAGCCTTCTGGAGCTTCCGATCCCGGCGCTGGAGGCCCTGAGGGCGGGCATGATCACGGAGGAGCACGCCCGGATCGTCGCCGAGATCGAGGATCCGGACACGCAGCTCGAAGTGATCGAAATGATCTTCAACGAGAAGATGAGCGCCGAGGACGCCCGGGCGTTCGTGGACCGGGTCCTGCGGAAGGAGCCGGCCTACGTGACCTTCGACCAGGCGGCTCACTTCCACGCCCCGAGCTGCCCCTTCGCGCAGCTCATCCCCGAGGACCGCAAGATGAAGTTCTACTCGAAGAAGGAAGTGGCCGGGCGCGGCAAGATCCCCTGCATGCAGTGCCTCTGAGCGCCCCGGGGGCCGTTCTGCTATAATCCGGCGCGTGGACACCCTGACGGAGCTGACCCTTTCGGAGCTCGAGGAGCGCCTGGCCGCCCTCGGCGTGGAGAAGTGGCGCGCCCGGCCGATCCTCCAGTGGCTCTACCGCCGCCGCGCGTCCGGCTTCGAGGCCATGACGGATCTTTCTCTCGAGCTCCGGGCGGAGCTGCCCCGTCACTTCCGCCTCACCCGCACCGAGGTGCGCGACGCCCGCGTCAGCCCGGACGGAACGACCAAGCTCCTCGTCGGCCTCGAGGACGGCGACGTCATCGAAACGGTGCTCATTCCCGAGGGGGACCGGCGCACCGTCTGCATCTCCACGCAGGTCGGATGCCCCGTCCGCTGCGTCTTCTGCGCCAGCGGACTTCAGGGGCTCAAGCGAAACCTCACGGCCGGCGAAATCGTCGAACAGGTGCTCCACGCGCAGCGGCGGCTCGGCGCGGACGAACGCCTGACCAACGTCGTCGTCATGGGCATCGGAGAGCCGCTCCTCAACTTCGAGCCGCTCGTCAAGGCGCTCCGGATCCTCAAGGCCTCCTGGGGCATGGGCATCGGCTACCGGCGGATCACGCTTTCGACCGTGGGGGTCCTGGGGAGGCTTCCGGAGCTGGTTCTGCGGAAGGTGACGCCGAACCTGGCGATCTCGCTCCACGCGCCCAACGACGCGATCCGCGCCCAGGTCGTCCCCACCCTCCGGAACGTGCGCCTGGCGGAGCTGGTGCGCGCGGGCGTCGAATACCGCCGCGCCACGGGCAAGGAGGTCACCTTCGAGTACGTCCTGCTCGAGGGGGTCAACGACGACCGCAAGCACGCCCTCGAGCTGGGCAAGAAGCTGCGCGGTTCCCGCGTGAAGGTGAACGTCATCCCGTTCAACCGGGTGGAGGAGGTCCCCTACCGGGCGCCGGAGCCGGGGCGGGTGGACCGCTTCGTGGAGGCGCTGGGGCGCTGCGGCGTGCCCGTCACGGTGCGCAAGCGCAAGGGGGACGAAGTGTCGGCCGCCTGCGGGCAGCTCCGGGCCCGCTTCACCGCCCGAAACGCGCCATGCCCCGCGAACTGATCTATGCGGCCGCGGCGCTCGCCGCGTACCTTCTGGGCGCGGTTCCGGCCGGATACCTCGTGGTGCGCCTGCGGACGGGCCGGGACATCCGCACCCTGGGATCCGGCAACATCGGCGCCACGAACGTCGCGCGCACGCTGGGCGCCGCCTGGTTCCTGCCGGTCTTCGCCTTCGACTTCCTCAAGGGCTTCGCCCCCGTCTTCTGGGCGGCGCCCTGGATCGCCCGCCGGTGGCCCTGCGGGCGCTGCGCGGACCTCGAAACGACGCTGGCGGTGATCCTGGGGCTGGCGGCGCTGGCGGGCCACCTGTGGCCCGTCTACCTCGAGTTCCGCGGCGGCAAGGGCGTGGCCACGCTGGGGGGCGTGCTGTTCGCGCTTAACGCGCAGGCGGCGCTTCTGGCCATGGCGGTGTGGGCGGCGGTCTTCGCGCCCTTCCGCTACGTGTCCCTGGCCTCGGTGGCGGCGGCGCTCGCGCTTCCGCTCCTCAACCACCTGACGGCGGACTCCGTCCGCGCGCGCTGGGCCACGCCCGGCCTCGTGACGGCCTTCCTGGCGCTGGCGGCGGCGCTGGTCGTGTGGCGGCACCGCGCCAACCTCAGGCGGCTCCGGGCGGGCACCGAGCCCAAGTTCGGGCGGAGGGCCCCGGCGTGACCCGCGTGACGGTGCTCGGGGACGGCGCCTGGGGAACGGCGCTGGCCCTGGTTCTTTCCCGGGCGGGGCGGGAAGTGGCGCTCTGGAGCCGGTTCCCCGAATACGCCGAAGAAATGCGCGCCCGGCGGGAAAACGTCCGGTTCCTGCCGGGGTTCCCCTTCCCGGAGGGGCTCCGGGTCTGCTCCGGCCCGCCGCCCCGGGCCGGGGTCTACGTGGCCGCGGTTCCCACGCAGTTCATCCGCGAGACCTTCGCCGAGATCCGCGACGCCCTGGACCGGAAGGCGCTTTTCATCGGCGTGGCCAAGGGGCTGGAGCAGACCACGGGCCGGCGTCCCTCGGAGGTCCTGGCGGAGGTGCTCGGGCGGGTGCGGAGCGTGGCGCTCGTGGGCCCCAGCCATGCGCCCGAGGTGGCCCGGGGCCTGCCGGCCTCGGTGGTGGCCGCGGGAGAGCCGCGGGCCGCCCGCGCGGCGCAGGAGCTTTTTTCCGGAGACACGCTCCGGGTCTATACGACGCGGGACCGGATCGGCGCCGAACTCGGGGGCGCGCTCAAGAACGTGATCGCCCTGGCCGGCGGGATCTGCGAAGGCCTCGGCCTGGGCCATAACGCAAAGGCGGCGCTTCTGACGCGCGGCATCGTCGAAATGGCGCGCCTGGGGGTCAGGCTCGGAGCGCGGCGCGAAACGTTTTTCGGGCTCTCCGGGATCGGAGACCTCATCACGACGACCACCTTCCCCGCGGGGCGCAACCTCTCCGTGGGCCGGGCGATCGGAGAGGGGAAACCCCTGTCCGAGATCCTCGGATCGATGCGCTCCGTGGCCGAAGGAGTCTGGACGGCGAAGGCGGCCTGGGCCCTGGCGCGCCGCCATCGCGTGGAGATGCCCATCACGGAGCAGGTGCACGCCATTCTCTTCGAGGGCAAGCCGCCGCGGGAGGCGCTGCGGGATCTCATGCGCCGGGGCCCGCGGGCCGAGCGCGACTGACGGGCACCCCTCAGGATCGCTCCGCGCCGAACTCCTCGCGGAAGACGCGCCGGTGCACGCGGTCCACGAGATCGAGGCACTCCCGAAGGTAGGCCACGATCTCCTCGCGCCCCCAGCGCGGGTGGGCCTGGATGCGCTCGAGAACCTCCTCGAACGTCTCCTTGCGGTACTGCATGCGCTTGCCGATCTTGAGCTTGCGGAAGTCGTAGCCCATCCGCCGCGCGGTCTTGAAGATCCGGTCCTGGTCCGCCTTGGGAACGGAGATCCCCGGGGCTTCGCGCAGAACGTCGCGCACGAGGTCCTCGGAAAGCCCCAGCTCCTGCGCGACCTGGCGGAGGGTCACGGAGCGCTTCTTGTCGGTCGCCACGGCGCGATTTTATAGCCTCGGCAGCGTGACATCCAACTGTTTCTGGTACTTCCCCTTCTTGTCGGCGTAGCTCACCTGGCAGACCTCGTCGCTTTCGAAAAAGAGCACCTGCGCGATGCCCTCGTTGGCGTAGATGCGGGCCGGAAGGGGCGTGGTGTTGGAAATTTCGAGCGTGGCCGTGCCCTCCCACTCGGGCTCGAACGGGGTCACGTTCACGATGATCCCGCAGCGCGCGTAGGTCGACTTCCCCAGGCAGATGGTAATCACGTTTCTCGGAATCCGGAAGTACTCGACCGTCCGGGCCAGGGCGAAGGAATTGGGGGGGATCACGATGGACGGCGCCTTGATGTCCACGAACGACTTCGGGTTGAAGTCCTTGGGATCCACGACCGTCGTGAAGATGTCCGTGAAGAGCTTGAACTCGTCGGCCACGCGGATGTCGTAGCCGTAGCTGGACAGCCCGTAGGAGATCACGCCGTGACGGACCTGCTTCTCCTCAAAGGGCTCGATCATCTTCTTTTCGAGCGCCATCCGCCGGATCCATTGGTCCGACTTGACCGCCATACCCTCTCCTCTCAAAGCTTCGCCAGCTCGGAAAACTTCGCGTCGAATTTTTCCTCGATCGCCTTCTGGGGAATCGGAAGCCACGGGGGAATTTCCGCCTCCATCGTCCAGCGGGCCGCCTCGACCACGAGTTCCACCCGCACGCCGAATCCCGAGAGGCGCGCCACGTCCGCCTCCCCCCGCCGCTCCCACGTCTGGCTCATCCCCGAGGCGGCGCCCCCCAGGAGGCGGTCGAACTGCTCTCGGACCCCCGCCAGGAACCGCCCCCGGTCGCGGAAGGTCCCTTCCCTGCGGAACTGTCCCATCAGGCCCCTTCCCACTGAAAAAACGTGCCCATCCGGACGGACACGACCCGAAGCTCGGTCCCGCAGCGGGGACATGCGATCCGCTCGGGCGGTTCGCCGAGATCGATGATCCCCACCCGCTCCAGGCGGCGGACCTCCGCCATGGGCAGGAGCCCCCCGGTGCGGAACTTCGCCCCGCAGCGCGGGCAGGCGTTCTTGGACGTGCGGCTCACCCTCCCCGGCCCCCTGTCGCCTCAGACGTCGAGGAACTTCACCTCGAGCGCGTGCTTCTCGATGAATTCCCGCCGGGGCTCGACCTCCTCGCCCATGAGGATCGTGAACATCCGCTCCGCCTGCACGGCGTCCTCGATCGTGACCTTGAGGAGCGTCCGGCGCGCCGGATCCATGGTCGTTTCCCACAGCTGCTCGGCGTCCATTTCCCCCAGCCCCTTGAAGCGCTGCACCTCCTTGAGCCCCTTCTTGCCGATCTGGCGGATCCCCTTGAGGACGTCCCGCAGCACCCGCACGGGGACGACGTCCGCCTCGTGGCGGAGGCGGTACTTGGGCTTCCCGTCGGGCTCCTCGGCCCGGAAATAGTCCGCCATCGGAAAGCCGAGGTTCAGAAGCTCGCGGACGGCGCCGGCGAGATCCTCGGCCACCTCGTGGAACTCGTTCAGGAGCACCGCGGAGGCGCCGCCCTGCGGCGGCCCTTCGACGTCGTCGGCCGAAAAGACCTCGATTTCGCGCCCCGCGGCGCGCTCCTCTTCCTCCACGAAGGCGTCGAGCGCCTCCTGGGCGTAGAAGAAGCGGTCCTTCCCCTGCCAGCGCGCCCGGTAGAGGGGCAGCTTCCCCGTCCGCGGATCGAAGTGCTGCAGATACCGCTCCAGAGGCAGCCCCTTGCGCTGGACGGGGAGGATCGCCTCCTCGATGCGGACCACGGCCTCCACCAGGCGCCTCAGCTCCGGACCCTCGAGCGTCCGGGAGGGCCCCTCGAACGCGGTCCCTTCGATTCCCAGATTCACGAGCACCCGCGTCATGTCCCTTTCGTTGTGGACGTACTCCTCGCGGTTCTTGTGGATCACCTTGTAGAGGGGCGGCTGGGCGATGTAGACCAGCCCGTGCTCGATGAGCGGCCGCATGTGCCGGAAGAAGAAGGTCAGAAGCAGCGTCCGGATGTGGCTCCCGTCCACGTCCGCGTCGGTCATGATGATGATCTTGCCGTAGCGCAGCCTGGAGAGGTCGAACTCCTCGTCGCCGATGCCCGCTCCGATGGCCGAGATCACGGTGCGGATCTCGTCGTGCTTGAGCATCTTGTCGATGCGCGCTTTTTCGACGTTGAGAATCTTGCCCTTGAGGGGCAGGATCGCCTGGAAGCGCCGGTCGCGCCCCTGCTTGGCGGACCCTCCGGCCGAATCGCCCTCGACGATGAAAAGCTCCGTGGATTCCCGGTCCCGCGAGGAGCAGTCGGCCAGTTTTCCGGGAAGATCCCCGCTCGT contains:
- a CDS encoding NAD(P)H-dependent glycerol-3-phosphate dehydrogenase; protein product: MTRVTVLGDGAWGTALALVLSRAGREVALWSRFPEYAEEMRARRENVRFLPGFPFPEGLRVCSGPPPRAGVYVAAVPTQFIRETFAEIRDALDRKALFIGVAKGLEQTTGRRPSEVLAEVLGRVRSVALVGPSHAPEVARGLPASVVAAGEPRAARAAQELFSGDTLRVYTTRDRIGAELGGALKNVIALAGGICEGLGLGHNAKAALLTRGIVEMARLGVRLGARRETFFGLSGIGDLITTTTFPAGRNLSVGRAIGEGKPLSEILGSMRSVAEGVWTAKAAWALARRHRVEMPITEQVHAILFEGKPPREALRDLMRRGPRAERD
- a CDS encoding ParB/RepB/Spo0J family partition protein produces the protein MGEPRHVCSHCGGNGLWRSILEGLKRVFFWKRREDRLLYIPVDRIDLNPFQPREYVLDEPLDSLRKSIEKYGVIVPIIVNRQGRRYTLVAGQRRLRAARELGFRYVPAIVRSLNPRQMMEVSYLENLHREDLSKIDVVQMFDRIHRKYPRIAETDLAEAMGLRVEDLRRARSLLELPIPALEALRAGMITEEHARIVAEIEDPDTQLEVIEMIFNEKMSAEDARAFVDRVLRKEPAYVTFDQAAHFHAPSCPFAQLIPEDRKMKFYSKKEVAGRGKIPCMQCL
- the ftcD gene encoding glutamate formimidoyltransferase; amino-acid sequence: MLLEAVPNFSEGRRADVCAAIAQAARRPEVQVLDLEMDADHHRSVLTLAGPPEPLAEAAFAAAREAVARIDLNAHRGQHPRMGAIDVLPFVPLGGTPMEVAVDLARRVGRRIGEELGVPVFLYEAAATRPDRRNLADVRKPQFEGLRELIGRDPDRAPDFGPPRIHPTAGCVAVGARRPLIAFNVDLDTEDVAVARAIARKVRERDGGLPALKALGLYLAERRCAQVSMNVCDYTRTGLAEAFRAVEAEAARLGAGVRGSEIVGLVPREALPPDPERTIRLVGFHPRQVLENRLA
- the plsY gene encoding glycerol-3-phosphate 1-O-acyltransferase PlsY, with product MPRELIYAAAALAAYLLGAVPAGYLVVRLRTGRDIRTLGSGNIGATNVARTLGAAWFLPVFAFDFLKGFAPVFWAAPWIARRWPCGRCADLETTLAVILGLAALAGHLWPVYLEFRGGKGVATLGGVLFALNAQAALLAMAVWAAVFAPFRYVSLASVAAALALPLLNHLTADSVRARWATPGLVTAFLALAAALVVWRHRANLRRLRAGTEPKFGRRAPA
- a CDS encoding NAD-dependent protein deacylase, translating into MSLEEARRLLAGARSVAALTGAGVSAESGLATFRGAEGLWKGRRPEDLATPEAFARDPKRVWEWYEARRRAVAAARPNAAHEALAALEARRPGFTLITQNVDGLHTRAGSRRVLEIHGCLWRTRCCSCGEVREDRRVPLPAIPPRCACEGLLRPDVVWFGEPLPFELLSRAFRAVDACDVLIVAGTSGAVQPAGSMGLRALARGAAVIEVNVERTPLSEEATVFLEGRAGEVLPVLAGPA
- the gyrB gene encoding DNA topoisomerase (ATP-hydrolyzing) subunit B, with amino-acid sequence MTEETGVPEAKIPAGQYGAQDIRVLEGLEAVRQRPGMFIGDTGPRGLHHLIYEVVDNSIDEAMAGYCRSIAVRLHADGSCSVTDDGRGIPVDLHPEEGKSALEVVLCTLHAGGKFDSKAYSVSAGLHGVGVSAVNALSEFLEATVWRDGHEWFFRCERGVPCGPVERRGPSTRRGTRIHFKPDREIFKDTNFVFETIAKRLRELAFLNRGVHISLHDERAGKGEDFKYDGGIREFVAYLNKGKGRLHEDVIWFERKVGDVTVECALQWNDRYEPAEFCFANSINTHDGGTHLSGFRSALTRTLNLYAREAGLLREKDAPPTGDDYRAGLTAVVSVRLPNPQFESQTKVKLTNTDVEGVVTTVVNEELKDYLEKHPEVGKAVFLKALAESQAREAARRARETVRKGALTSGDLPGKLADCSSRDRESTELFIVEGDSAGGSAKQGRDRRFQAILPLKGKILNVEKARIDKMLKHDEIRTVISAIGAGIGDEEFDLSRLRYGKIIIMTDADVDGSHIRTLLLTFFFRHMRPLIEHGLVYIAQPPLYKVIHKNREEYVHNERDMTRVLVNLGIEGTAFEGPSRTLEGPELRRLVEAVVRIEEAILPVQRKGLPLERYLQHFDPRTGKLPLYRARWQGKDRFFYAQEALDAFVEEEERAAGREIEVFSADDVEGPPQGGASAVLLNEFHEVAEDLAGAVRELLNLGFPMADYFRAEEPDGKPKYRLRHEADVVPVRVLRDVLKGIRQIGKKGLKEVQRFKGLGEMDAEQLWETTMDPARRTLLKVTIEDAVQAERMFTILMGEEVEPRREFIEKHALEVKFLDV
- a CDS encoding AsmA-like C-terminal region-containing protein: MKSARRAAIATAAFLAVLAAAQFVASLTGEGLERRVREELRRALGEAFDVERVRASLGERTIVLEGVRWRARDPGLPPQEIGRVELRFKRALGGPLDRVLLENVLLRADDRWAAELRREGPRRSIREIFPDPGDLPRVECRGGRVEFSWPGVFADGAPQAFEIGELWLAPSSGYRVFFGGRIAHPMWSRWALRGEADLDGGAWRARAESDGFRIDPSMRDALGPEPRAVYDKYLPGGPCDLLVALAGAPGKPLEFATTLRARGMTLRYAPFPYAAEDLRGEIDFFLDGFRIKHMTGRHGDCVIRFDGRAGGYPADSDYAFRIEIDGMPLDGDLYAALDPDGKRAWDRFRPSGRVDARGRVLRERGPDRPARIPLDLRIREGAFRFEGFPYEVRGLSGEIGFEGKDVEIRRLSTRADGLEAEFAGTIRNLTGDAEVDLRIEARGLALDGRLREALGEEARAAWDLFSPSGKVDLRCVLRKAAGGPLVPEIRARARGNAVTYREIPLPVTDVEGEIELGAEGAVRLRHLSGRTHGAAVAVHGEAGPEGVSLALDAVGLPLRDEVIAALPAPTRDLLRRFALSGTVSFKSDLSLARAGPRKFTLDLKLSKGSVDTTPRIEDLDGHVALVGFLEDRLRVRGPLSFSSARILGKRLTDVAATLNVNGPVLTFENIKATAYGGLVAGTSLVVDTQKGEFAGDLFTVDRLDIAEYARDTESFARKQLAGKASLELRGLRGRAGDAGTVTGSGRLTVRDAFLWEIPLFASVFTLNPQDIFKSRNRFDAGVVEFEIRNRKFDVKHLAFTSETVSLVGQGRINFDGDLHLKMKPKAGPLLGIDIFPVRVVQEILGLVTSPLLGVEVTGTFDDPKVSVGP
- the dcd gene encoding dCTP deaminase; translated protein: MAVKSDQWIRRMALEKKMIEPFEEKQVRHGVISYGLSSYGYDIRVADEFKLFTDIFTTVVDPKDFNPKSFVDIKAPSIVIPPNSFALARTVEYFRIPRNVITICLGKSTYARCGIIVNVTPFEPEWEGTATLEISNTTPLPARIYANEGIAQVLFFESDEVCQVSYADKKGKYQKQLDVTLPRL
- the rlmN gene encoding 23S rRNA (adenine(2503)-C(2))-methyltransferase RlmN, giving the protein MDTLTELTLSELEERLAALGVEKWRARPILQWLYRRRASGFEAMTDLSLELRAELPRHFRLTRTEVRDARVSPDGTTKLLVGLEDGDVIETVLIPEGDRRTVCISTQVGCPVRCVFCASGLQGLKRNLTAGEIVEQVLHAQRRLGADERLTNVVVMGIGEPLLNFEPLVKALRILKASWGMGIGYRRITLSTVGVLGRLPELVLRKVTPNLAISLHAPNDAIRAQVVPTLRNVRLAELVRAGVEYRRATGKEVTFEYVLLEGVNDDRKHALELGKKLRGSRVKVNVIPFNRVEEVPYRAPEPGRVDRFVEALGRCGVPVTVRKRKGDEVSAACGQLRARFTARNAPCPAN